In a single window of the Falsibacillus albus genome:
- a CDS encoding DNA polymerase IV, which produces MRSYYPKKGRVILHVDMNSFYASVEMAYDPSLKGKPLAIAGNPEERKGIIVTCSYEARKYGVKTTMPLWEAKKKCPQMIIMKPNFERYRAASKGMFDILRTFTDLVEPVSIDEGYMDITESYELGSPLDIAKSIQNRIMEQLDLPCSIGIAPNKFLAKMASDMKKPMGITVLRKRDIPTILWPLPAGEMHGIGSKTAEKLKGINIETIKELAEGNDIQLKQVLGINGIRLKDKANGIDSRAVDPDSVYDFKSVGNSTTLPRDVSNQQELLNVLKELSSKVSHRLRRKNALAKNISIMIRYKDRKTITRSRKLKNPIVKPEEIFAAASQLFIEHWNGNAVRLLGVTGQDLIEEEDAFMQMDLFSYEKEAEKEPLYKAIDTLNQRFGKGSITKGVKTKETTSNSKTDTSFNKDFLFDSKVERED; this is translated from the coding sequence GTGAGAAGCTATTACCCGAAGAAAGGCCGGGTCATTCTTCATGTGGATATGAATAGTTTTTATGCCTCAGTCGAAATGGCCTACGATCCTTCCTTAAAAGGGAAGCCGTTGGCGATAGCAGGGAATCCTGAGGAACGAAAAGGGATAATCGTCACTTGCAGCTATGAGGCAAGGAAGTACGGGGTCAAAACAACCATGCCTCTTTGGGAAGCGAAGAAAAAATGTCCGCAGATGATCATCATGAAACCTAATTTCGAGAGATATCGTGCAGCTTCAAAGGGAATGTTTGATATTTTAAGAACGTTCACAGATCTGGTCGAGCCTGTTTCGATTGATGAAGGCTATATGGACATTACGGAAAGCTATGAGCTTGGGTCCCCGTTGGATATTGCGAAAAGTATTCAAAACCGTATCATGGAGCAGCTTGATTTACCGTGCAGCATCGGGATCGCCCCGAATAAATTCCTGGCAAAAATGGCATCGGACATGAAAAAGCCGATGGGCATCACAGTTCTAAGAAAAAGGGATATTCCGACCATCCTGTGGCCGCTTCCGGCTGGAGAAATGCATGGCATCGGCTCGAAGACAGCTGAAAAATTAAAAGGGATCAATATTGAAACGATCAAAGAGCTTGCTGAAGGAAATGATATTCAGTTGAAGCAAGTCCTGGGAATCAATGGCATCCGCCTCAAAGATAAGGCGAACGGGATTGATTCAAGAGCAGTCGATCCCGATTCTGTGTATGATTTCAAAAGTGTCGGGAATTCGACTACGCTTCCACGGGACGTGTCCAATCAGCAAGAGCTCCTGAATGTATTGAAGGAGCTTTCATCAAAGGTCTCACATCGATTAAGAAGAAAGAATGCACTGGCTAAAAATATTTCAATCATGATTCGTTACAAAGATCGCAAGACGATAACAAGAAGCCGCAAGCTTAAAAATCCCATTGTCAAACCAGAAGAAATCTTTGCAGCGGCCAGTCAGTTGTTCATTGAGCATTGGAATGGGAATGCCGTCCGTCTATTAGGGGTGACGGGCCAGGATTTAATAGAGGAAGAAGATGCATTCATGCAGATGGACCTTTTCTCATATGAAAAGGAAGCGGAAAAGGAGCCCCTGTATAAAGCCATCGACACTTTGAATCAACGATTCGGGAAAGGTTCGATCACAAAAGGCGTCAAAACGAAGGAAACAACATCCAATAGCAAGACTGATACAAGCTTTAACAAAGATTTTTTATTCGACTCCAAAGTGGAGCGTGAGGATTAA
- the gndA gene encoding NADP-dependent phosphogluconate dehydrogenase yields MSKQQIGVIGLAVMGKNLAWNIESRGYSVSVYNRSSEKTEEMLKESKGKNVTGTYSIEEFVNSLEKPRKILLMVKAGAPTDATIDQLTPHLEKGDILIDGGNTFFEDTQRRNKKLSELGIHFIGTGVSGGEEGALTGPSIMPGGQKEAYDLIEPILKDIAAKVDGDSCTTYIGPDGAGHYVKMVHNGIEYGDMQLIAEAYFLLKNVLGLSAEELHEVFAEWNKGELDSYLIEITADIFTKKDEETGKPMVDVILDKAGQKGTGKWTSQSALNLGVPLPIITESVFARFISAIKDERIKASKVLSGPGKKGFTGDKKALIESIRKALYMSKICSYAQGFSQMKYASEEYDWNLRYGDIAMIFRGGCIIRAQFLQKIKDAYDREAQLDNLLLDPYFKEIVESYQYALREVVSVAVQNGIPVPGFSSAMAYYDSYRTETLPANLIQAQRDYFGAHTYQRVDKDGIFHTEWMKK; encoded by the coding sequence ATGTCAAAACAGCAAATAGGCGTTATCGGACTCGCCGTTATGGGAAAAAATTTGGCTTGGAACATTGAAAGCAGGGGATACTCGGTTTCAGTCTACAATCGTTCAAGCGAAAAAACCGAAGAAATGCTTAAAGAATCAAAAGGAAAAAATGTCACAGGTACATACAGCATCGAAGAATTCGTGAATTCGCTGGAAAAGCCCCGCAAAATATTGCTTATGGTCAAAGCGGGTGCTCCAACGGATGCGACAATCGATCAATTGACCCCTCATCTTGAAAAGGGGGATATCTTGATTGATGGAGGAAATACATTTTTTGAGGATACCCAGCGCAGGAACAAGAAATTAAGCGAGCTTGGGATTCATTTCATCGGAACTGGAGTGTCAGGTGGAGAAGAAGGCGCCTTGACAGGACCATCCATCATGCCGGGAGGGCAAAAGGAAGCCTATGATCTGATCGAGCCGATTTTGAAGGATATCGCAGCCAAGGTGGACGGAGATTCCTGCACGACCTATATCGGTCCGGATGGGGCCGGCCATTATGTAAAAATGGTTCACAACGGCATTGAATATGGGGATATGCAGCTGATTGCAGAAGCGTATTTCCTTTTGAAAAATGTACTTGGATTGTCTGCGGAAGAACTTCATGAAGTATTCGCGGAATGGAACAAAGGTGAGCTTGACAGCTATTTGATCGAGATTACCGCTGATATCTTCACAAAAAAAGATGAAGAAACCGGCAAGCCAATGGTCGATGTCATCCTCGATAAAGCAGGCCAAAAAGGAACGGGAAAATGGACGAGCCAAAGCGCCTTGAACTTGGGTGTACCACTGCCGATCATCACGGAGTCCGTCTTTGCCCGATTCATTTCGGCCATCAAAGATGAACGCATCAAGGCGAGCAAAGTGCTCAGCGGCCCAGGGAAGAAGGGATTCACCGGGGATAAAAAGGCATTGATCGAATCTATCCGCAAAGCGCTGTATATGAGTAAAATCTGTTCTTATGCCCAAGGCTTTTCACAGATGAAATATGCTTCAGAAGAATATGATTGGAATCTGCGCTATGGCGACATCGCCATGATCTTCAGGGGAGGATGCATCATCCGCGCCCAATTCCTGCAAAAAATCAAAGACGCCTATGATCGTGAAGCTCAATTGGATAACCTCTTGCTTGATCCTTACTTTAAAGAGATTGTTGAGAGCTATCAGTATGCACTGCGCGAAGTCGTATCAGTTGCCGTTCAAAACGGCATCCCTGTACCTGGCTTCTCATCGGCCATGGCCTATTACGACAGCTACCGTACAGAGACGCTGCCGGCCAATTTGATTCAAGCGCAGCGCGACTACTTTGGGGCGCACACCTATCAACGCGTAGACAAAGACGGAATCTTCCACACAGAATGGATGAAAAAATAA
- a CDS encoding YueI family protein: protein MDRTSVDDYIQNGIYGEKQTKPGERKKFLGTIRERVVVALTKRQIRERKVLNELEGIMRNHKKAKLLLNGEMDYTYLSPFIKLSNKYEIPFSIVNDAQTTTEIGLVLAYDHAVDIEQIYIESDIAKVESSEQKKNKKKNNSLFGKLFRKKRSR from the coding sequence TTGGACCGGACATCGGTGGATGATTACATTCAAAATGGGATTTATGGAGAGAAGCAGACAAAGCCTGGTGAACGAAAAAAATTCCTGGGGACCATTCGCGAAAGGGTCGTTGTCGCATTGACGAAAAGACAGATCCGGGAAAGGAAAGTCTTGAACGAACTGGAAGGCATCATGCGGAATCACAAAAAGGCGAAGCTATTATTGAATGGAGAAATGGATTACACGTATTTATCCCCCTTCATCAAACTCTCAAATAAATACGAAATTCCGTTTTCGATTGTCAATGATGCACAAACTACGACAGAAATCGGTTTGGTGCTTGCATACGATCATGCAGTGGACATTGAACAAATATATATAGAATCAGACATTGCAAAGGTTGAAAGCAGCGAGCAAAAAAAGAACAAAAAAAAGAACAACTCCCTCTTTGGCAAGTTGTTCAGAAAGAAACGATCGCGGTGA
- a CDS encoding cyclase family protein, whose amino-acid sequence MKIYDITAPIYNGMPVYKNKPEKQPNVETNTNGHVTESRICMDVHTGTHVDAPLHMINDGETIETIDIENLVRPCRVLDLTRVDGKITKNDIISYDIQKGDFILFKTKNSFDREFNFDFIYLAEDAAQYLASVGITGVGIDSLGIERAQEGHPTHKALMSNDVIIIEGLQLEEVPEGTYFMIAAPLKIQGTDASPARILLLDQIIA is encoded by the coding sequence ATGAAAATTTATGATATTACCGCACCAATCTATAATGGCATGCCTGTATATAAAAACAAGCCCGAAAAGCAGCCGAATGTTGAAACGAATACAAATGGGCACGTAACGGAATCAAGGATCTGCATGGATGTCCATACAGGCACCCACGTCGATGCACCGCTTCACATGATCAATGATGGGGAAACAATCGAGACGATCGATATCGAAAACTTGGTTCGGCCATGCCGAGTATTGGATTTGACAAGAGTCGACGGAAAGATCACGAAAAATGATATCATTTCCTACGATATTCAAAAGGGCGATTTCATTTTATTCAAAACGAAAAACTCATTTGATCGTGAATTCAACTTTGATTTCATTTATTTAGCTGAAGATGCCGCACAATATTTGGCTTCCGTCGGCATCACAGGTGTGGGAATCGACTCTTTGGGCATCGAAAGAGCCCAGGAAGGACACCCGACACATAAAGCGTTGATGTCCAATGACGTGATCATCATTGAAGGCCTGCAGCTTGAAGAAGTTCCGGAAGGAACGTATTTCATGATCGCCGCGCCGTTGAAAATCCAAGGTACGGATGCTTCCCCGGCAAGGATTCTATTATTGGATCAAATCATCGCATAA
- the zwf gene encoding glucose-6-phosphate dehydrogenase: MIFGATGDLAKRKLYPSLYHLFNKGKLTKRFAVIGVARRPLSHEDFKAHVKDSVLTSIGSNDNIDEFVSHFYYQAHDVTDSDSYMALKKLADDLDGEYSIDGNRIFYLAMAPEFFGTIAEHLKSDGLTDTSGFKRLVIEKPFGHDLPSAQELNERIRTAFSEDEIYRIDHYLGKEMIQNIEVIRFANALFEPLWNNRYISNIQVTSSETLGVEERGGYYEKSGALRDMVQNHMLQMVALLAMEPPIKLTTDEIRSEKVKVLRALRSIKDEGIKDYFVRGQYGEGQIDGKSVSGYREEHNVNEESNTETYVAGKLMIDNFRWAGVPIYIRTGKRMTAKSTKIVVQFKDIPMNLYYSMDKPLAPNLLVIHIQPEEGITLHLNAKKSGQGMETTPVKLNFSNKSVDGMNTPEAYEKLLHDCMRGDATNFTHWDEVALSWSFVDKISDIWESTKDTGFPNYEAGTMGPRAADELLAKDGFFWWPVTNLDVDNC; this comes from the coding sequence ATGATTTTTGGGGCGACCGGAGACTTAGCCAAGAGAAAACTGTATCCATCACTGTATCATTTATTCAATAAAGGGAAATTGACGAAGCGATTCGCTGTCATTGGTGTCGCCCGCCGTCCATTGTCACATGAGGATTTCAAAGCGCATGTCAAAGACTCGGTTCTTACATCGATCGGAAGCAACGATAATATCGATGAGTTTGTGTCTCATTTTTATTATCAAGCACATGATGTGACGGATTCGGATTCTTACATGGCTTTAAAGAAGCTTGCCGATGATTTGGATGGAGAGTACTCAATCGATGGCAACCGCATTTTCTATTTGGCGATGGCACCGGAGTTCTTCGGAACGATTGCTGAACATTTAAAATCAGACGGACTTACAGACACTTCAGGCTTTAAACGATTAGTCATCGAAAAGCCATTCGGGCATGATTTGCCATCTGCCCAAGAATTGAATGAGCGGATCCGGACCGCCTTCTCTGAAGATGAAATTTACAGGATCGATCATTACTTAGGAAAGGAAATGATCCAGAACATCGAAGTCATTCGCTTTGCCAATGCACTCTTCGAACCTCTCTGGAATAATCGCTACATTTCCAATATACAAGTGACATCAAGTGAAACCCTTGGTGTCGAAGAGCGCGGAGGCTACTATGAAAAAAGCGGCGCCCTTCGCGATATGGTGCAGAACCACATGCTTCAGATGGTCGCGCTTTTAGCCATGGAGCCGCCGATTAAGTTGACGACAGATGAAATTCGGAGCGAAAAGGTGAAGGTGCTTCGTGCACTTCGTTCGATAAAGGATGAAGGAATTAAAGATTACTTTGTAAGAGGCCAATACGGAGAAGGTCAAATCGATGGGAAATCCGTTTCAGGCTACAGGGAAGAACATAATGTTAATGAAGAATCAAATACAGAAACTTATGTAGCCGGTAAGTTGATGATCGACAACTTCCGATGGGCAGGAGTCCCCATTTATATCCGTACAGGTAAACGGATGACAGCGAAATCCACCAAAATCGTCGTGCAATTTAAAGATATACCGATGAACCTTTACTACAGCATGGATAAGCCGCTTGCTCCAAACTTACTGGTAATTCATATCCAGCCTGAAGAAGGAATCACGCTCCACTTAAATGCGAAGAAGTCAGGCCAAGGAATGGAAACGACTCCAGTGAAATTAAACTTCTCCAACAAAAGCGTGGATGGAATGAATACTCCTGAAGCTTATGAAAAGCTGCTGCACGATTGTATGCGAGGAGATGCGACTAATTTCACCCACTGGGACGAAGTGGCTTTATCCTGGAGTTTTGTGGACAAAATTTCGGATATTTGGGAAAGCACTAAGGATACTGGCTTCCCGAATTATGAAGCAGGCACAATGGGGCCAAGGGCAGCGGACGAGCTTCTGGCAAAGGATGGATTTTTCTGGTGGCCAGTCACAAACCTGGACGTAGATAACTGTTAA
- a CDS encoding ABC transporter ATP-binding protein — MISLDNVCKTYKSGEIEVRALKNVSFDLPDKSISVILGPSGSGKSTLLNVIGGIDRLSQGSISVLGRDISRCKEKELTGYRRELIGFIFQSYNLISTLNVRENVEVGAEISENPLDIDDVLEKVGMLDKKHKYPHQLSGGEQQRVAIARALVKNPKVLLCDEPTGALDEETGKKILHLLQDINKKYETTILIITHNQGFADMADWVVKMKSGELAAIDHNESPVSAEKVKWV, encoded by the coding sequence ATGATTTCATTGGATAATGTTTGTAAAACGTATAAAAGCGGCGAGATTGAGGTGAGGGCATTGAAAAATGTCTCCTTTGATCTTCCTGATAAATCTATTTCCGTTATACTCGGCCCTTCAGGATCTGGAAAGTCGACGCTGTTGAATGTAATCGGAGGGATAGACCGCCTAAGTCAGGGAAGCATCTCGGTTCTGGGGCGCGATATCAGCCGCTGCAAGGAAAAGGAGCTTACTGGCTATAGAAGGGAACTAATCGGATTTATTTTTCAATCCTATAATCTGATTTCAACATTGAACGTCAGGGAAAATGTAGAGGTAGGGGCTGAAATCAGTGAAAACCCATTGGATATAGATGATGTATTGGAAAAGGTGGGCATGCTCGATAAGAAACATAAATATCCCCATCAATTAAGCGGCGGTGAGCAGCAGCGGGTGGCCATTGCCAGGGCTCTTGTTAAAAATCCAAAGGTGCTGCTCTGTGATGAGCCGACGGGAGCATTAGATGAAGAAACCGGGAAAAAGATCTTGCATTTGCTGCAGGATATCAATAAAAAATATGAAACGACCATCCTCATCATCACTCACAATCAAGGGTTTGCCGACATGGCAGACTGGGTCGTGAAAATGAAAAGCGGGGAACTTGCTGCCATCGACCACAATGAATCGCCGGTTTCTGCCGAGAAGGTGAAATGGGTATGA
- a CDS encoding ABC transporter permease, protein MKKLYKGIFRELIQKKWQYGGTMLLIMIAVLMYVMLSASITAVDQSNQRFKRDYKQEDFHFYVSSQLDSEAIKQIEKNNGVVIEKRITADVDLSAKKSLRFFNLPHSVNQAFLSEGRLPDENHEFAISEAFAKANNIKVGDMIKLNGTDWKISGLAYLPDYIYSVKNEEDLIHDSSAFGIALTSEKNIDALGPQTFYYVGRWNEHKHDLSKLKSSISKVSPVIRWVNAKENSRISYINTEIKGTRSFTTALPLFIAIIAMMMVIILVRRRLQTQRKQIGTQLALGYRPSELIKAYILYPVIVSLSGSFLGIISGLLLSLPLTDYYTFFYNLPLLSRWGMSPFVILGAVFVPLILLVSAGYWAIRKQVSLSPIELLRPASTDKKGRKPRKSIPIVKGFKMRFRLRMLTKNIGRIVYLLIGICFATILLMYGFISMNSMDVLMNKTYQEGMNYNYGIYYQELKQGKLQGEADVFSIAEADVKSKNAAEPKKIQLYGIDQGIHSLNLKNKDGKDLSSSMDGGIILNKVVAYSLNVKKGDQVTIKMLSNDKKKSFRVKGIAELYTGTSAYIDRKELNQLAEYPENAYLGKWTMQKPKKEKSVLMVENKQDMMDSMESLMGPMRYSIFIMAFLAFLIGLIIITLITNLIVDENTAAISLMKVIGYEDSTISKLMLNIYTPIVFLAYVIGVPSAIYSIDALMKSIASQTNYVLPVSVDPIMFAVGLLLILACYYVSIWIAKRKLKKVSLQEVLKRQEG, encoded by the coding sequence ATGAAAAAGCTGTATAAAGGGATATTTCGGGAACTGATTCAAAAGAAATGGCAGTATGGAGGGACGATGCTGCTCATTATGATTGCCGTATTGATGTATGTCATGTTAAGTGCTTCCATTACAGCGGTCGATCAAAGCAATCAACGATTTAAACGGGATTATAAGCAAGAGGATTTTCATTTTTATGTATCGAGCCAGTTGGATTCTGAAGCGATTAAACAAATCGAAAAAAATAATGGCGTTGTCATTGAGAAGCGTATAACGGCTGATGTCGATCTTTCAGCCAAAAAGAGTCTGCGTTTTTTCAATCTTCCCCATTCAGTCAATCAAGCCTTTTTATCTGAAGGAAGGCTTCCTGATGAGAATCACGAGTTTGCGATATCGGAGGCGTTTGCAAAGGCGAACAATATAAAAGTTGGAGATATGATCAAGCTTAATGGAACGGATTGGAAGATCTCTGGTTTAGCCTATCTTCCCGATTATATCTATTCCGTAAAGAATGAAGAAGATTTGATTCATGATTCATCTGCTTTTGGAATAGCATTGACGAGTGAAAAGAATATCGATGCACTTGGACCACAAACTTTCTACTATGTAGGCAGGTGGAATGAACATAAACATGATCTTTCTAAATTGAAATCATCCATATCTAAGGTTTCCCCTGTTATCAGATGGGTCAATGCAAAGGAAAATTCACGGATATCATATATCAATACCGAAATCAAAGGTACAAGGTCTTTTACGACCGCACTGCCTCTATTTATTGCAATCATTGCTATGATGATGGTCATTATTTTAGTGAGGCGCCGTTTGCAAACGCAGAGGAAGCAAATCGGCACACAGCTTGCTTTGGGATACCGTCCCAGTGAATTGATTAAGGCATATATATTGTATCCGGTCATCGTGAGCCTATCCGGTTCGTTTCTTGGGATCATCTCAGGCCTTTTGCTGTCTCTCCCATTAACGGACTATTATACTTTTTTCTACAACCTGCCCTTATTGTCTCGGTGGGGGATGAGCCCGTTCGTGATTTTGGGAGCCGTCTTTGTCCCACTCATCTTGCTCGTGTCAGCGGGGTATTGGGCTATCCGAAAACAAGTGTCGCTTTCTCCGATTGAACTTTTGCGCCCCGCTTCGACAGACAAGAAAGGCCGAAAGCCAAGGAAGTCCATTCCGATCGTCAAAGGTTTTAAAATGCGCTTTCGCCTAAGGATGCTGACCAAAAATATTGGCAGGATCGTTTATTTGCTCATCGGAATCTGCTTTGCCACCATTCTGCTCATGTATGGATTCATCAGCATGAACTCCATGGATGTATTGATGAACAAAACCTATCAAGAAGGCATGAATTATAATTACGGCATTTATTATCAAGAGCTCAAGCAAGGGAAGCTTCAGGGCGAAGCGGATGTATTCTCGATTGCCGAAGCTGATGTGAAAAGTAAAAATGCTGCTGAACCGAAGAAAATCCAGCTTTATGGCATTGATCAAGGCATCCACTCACTCAACTTAAAAAATAAAGATGGAAAGGATTTATCTTCATCCATGGATGGGGGGATCATCCTTAACAAGGTGGTTGCCTACTCATTGAATGTAAAAAAAGGAGACCAGGTCACGATTAAAATGTTGTCAAATGACAAAAAGAAATCATTCCGGGTGAAAGGAATCGCGGAGTTGTATACAGGAACTTCCGCTTATATTGATCGGAAAGAGCTGAATCAGCTAGCCGAATATCCTGAAAATGCCTACTTGGGCAAGTGGACCATGCAAAAACCAAAAAAGGAAAAATCTGTTCTAATGGTTGAAAATAAACAAGATATGATGGACTCTATGGAATCCTTGATGGGACCGATGAGGTATTCGATTTTTATTATGGCTTTCCTGGCATTCTTGATAGGCTTGATCATCATTACATTGATCACCAACTTGATCGTCGATGAAAACACGGCTGCAATCTCTCTTATGAAAGTCATTGGCTATGAAGATTCGACCATATCGAAATTAATGCTGAATATTTATACCCCAATCGTCTTCCTGGCATATGTCATCGGGGTTCCATCCGCTATTTACAGCATCGATGCCTTGATGAAATCAATCGCAAGCCAGACGAATTATGTGCTTCCTGTTTCCGTAGATCCGATTATGTTCGCAGTGGGCCTTTTATTGATTTTGGCATGCTACTATGTGTCGATATGGATCGCCAAACGAAAGCTCAAGAAGGTTTCGCTGCAGGAAGTGCTGAAAAGGCAAGAGGGATGA